A window from Physeter macrocephalus isolate SW-GA chromosome 11, ASM283717v5, whole genome shotgun sequence encodes these proteins:
- the TMED3 gene encoding LOW QUALITY PROTEIN: transmembrane emp24 domain-containing protein 3 (The sequence of the model RefSeq protein was modified relative to this genomic sequence to represent the inferred CDS: inserted 1 base in 1 codon): MQKTSVGDVGRGPFRGGARCWRASRLTLAEXPQQKSAGQGRGRVPFASPASAQAQRAEGAGGGRGALWPRSRDHPRARGCALSLPPSRKRSVPLAPRLSLRPIPGPPATAPPARSARPSRGPRDWTGSIMGSVASRSACALPLLLLFLLQAERPGGAEFTFELPDNAKQCFHEDVEQGVKFSLDYQVITGGHYDVDCYVEDPLGNTIYRETKKQYDSFTHQAEVKGVYQFCFSNEFSTFSHKTVYFDFQVGDEPPILPDMGNRVTALTQMESACVTIHEALKTVIDSQTHYRLREAQDRARAEDLNSRVSYWSVGETIALFVVSFSQVLLLKSFFTEKRPVSRMVHS, translated from the exons ATGCAGAAAACTTCTGTCGGAGATGTTGGCAGAGGGCCCTTCCGGGGAGGTGCGCGCTGCTGGCGAGCGTCCCGCCTCACCTTGGCCG CGCCCCAGCAGAAGAGcgcggggcaggggagggggcgtgTCCCCTTCGCCAGCCCAGCCAGCGCGCAGGCGCAGCGGGCagaaggggcggggggaggccgCGGTGCTCTCTGGCCTCGGTCCCGGGACCACCCCCGAGCGCGCGGCTGCGCGCTGAGCCTCCCGCCCTCCCGGAAGCGCAGCGTCCCGCTAGCGCCACGTCTGTCCCTGCGCCCTATCCCTGGTCCCCCAGCCACCGCCCCACCCGCGAGGAGCGCACGCCCGAGCCGCGGCCCACGGGACTGGACCGGTAGCATCATGGGCAGCGTGGCCTCGCGCTCCGCCTGCGCgctgcccctgctgctgctgttcctgcTCCAGGCGGAGCGGCCGGGGGGCGCGGAGTTCACCTTCGAGCTACCTGACAACGCCAAGCAGTGCTTCCACGAGGACGTGGAGCAGGGCGTGAAGTTCTCCCTGGACTACCAG GTCATCACTGGAGGCCACTACGATGTTGACTGCTATGTGGAGGACCCCCTGGGGAACACCATCTACAGGGAAACCAAGAAGCAGTATGACAGCTTCACACACCAGGCTGAGGTCAAGGGCGTTTATCAGTTTTGCTTCAGTAATGAGTTTTCCACCTTCTCTCACAAGACCGTCTACTTTGACTTTCAAGTGGGCGACGAGCCCCCCATTCTCCCAGACATGGGGAACAGAGTCACGGCTCTCACCCAG ATGGAGTCTGCCTGTGTGACCATCCACGAGGCTCTGAAGACGGTGATTGACTCTCAGACGCATTACCGGCTCCGGGAGGCCCAAGACAGGGCCCGGGCCGAAGACCTGAATAGCCGAGTCTCTTACTGGTCTGTTGGTGAGACGATCGCGCTGTTCGTGGTCAGCTTCAGTCAGGTGCTGCTGCTGAAAAGCTTCTTCACAGAAAAACGACCCGTCAGCAGGATGGTCCATTCCTAG